Proteins co-encoded in one Quercus robur chromosome 8, dhQueRobu3.1, whole genome shotgun sequence genomic window:
- the LOC126697129 gene encoding uncharacterized protein LOC126697129 → MQRALTLKRFHHHHHHHHFKPLTSTTTIIPKPPLNPTTTSTQHPFSTTTSSSSSSSQLPKIKNLACTAGLLFSGAIIYNSFSFPKHNKPQQPNSYDYNLKLNFKVFSHLIELKRERDEQAWKFLKTQIRVYSRELYSAKFGLTEILNRDSLHHIPPCGVAIRQCLEAIDEMQKALLKLDTTMDVCMRSSVTKFFYLREFKYWVARIGKSKREVLNLLEYLQKLEQQETRRSREF, encoded by the coding sequence atgcAGAGAGCCCTGACTCTCAAACgcttccaccaccaccaccaccaccaccacttcaAACCCCTTACCTCCACCACCACTATTATCCCTAAACCCCCTCTTAACCCCACCACCACTTCCACACAACACCCTTTCTCCACCACcacctcttcctcctcctcctcctctcagctccccaaaatcaaaaacctCGCCTGCACAGCTGGTCTCCTCTTCAGCGGCGCCATCATTTACAACTCCTTCTCTTTCCCCAAACACAACAAACCCCAACAACCCAACTCCTATGACTATAACCTCAAGCTCAACTTTAAAGTCTTTAGCCACCTCATTGAACTCAAACGCGAACGCGATGAACAAGCTTGGAAATTTTTGAAGACCCAGATTCGTGTTTACAGCCGAGAGCTGTATTCTGCCAAATTTGGGTTGACAGAGATACTCAACAGGGACTCCTTGCACCACATTCCTCCTTGTGGGGTCGCTATAAGGCAGTGTTTGGAAGCTATTGATGAAATGCAGAAAGCTTTACTAAAACTCGACACTACAATGGACGTGTGTATGAGGAGTTCGGTTACCAAGTTCTTTTATTTGAGGGAATTCAAGTACTGGGTTGCGAGAATCGGAAAATCTAAGAGggaagttttgaatcttttggaGTATCTTCAGAAGCTTGAGCAACAAGAAACCAGGAGGAGTAGGGAATTCTAA
- the LOC126697120 gene encoding transketolase, chloroplastic, producing the protein MASSTSLTLSQALLARATSLHHGSTQSSTDRVSLSTFTGLKSSSSTTPLISSSRRAANRRCASLPGPTRARPGVVKAVSVETAVDQAADTALVEKSINTIRFLAIDAVEKANSGHPGLPMGCAPMGHVLYDEVMRYNPKNPYWFNRDRFVLSAGHGCMLQYALLHLAGYDSVQEEDLKGFRQWGSKTPGHPENFETPGVEVTTGPLGQGIANAVGLALAEKHLAARFNKPDSEIVDHYTYAILGDGCQMEGISNEACSLAGHWGLGKLIAFYDDNHISIDGDTEIAFTESVDKRFEGLGWHVIWVKNGNTGYDEIRAAIKEAKAVTDKPTLIKVTTTIGFGSPNKANSYSVHGSALGAKEVDATRKNLGWPFEPFHVPEDVKKHWSRHVPKGYALEAEWNAKFAEYEKKYKEEAAELKSIANGELPVGWEKALPTYTPESPADATRNLSQQCLNALAKVLPGLLGGSADLASSNMTLLKMFGDFQKDTPEERNVRFGVREHGMGAICNGIALHSPGLIPYCATFFVFTDYMRAAIRISALSEAGVIYVMTHDSIGLGEDGPTHQPIEHIASFRAMPNILMLRPADGNETAGAYKVAVLNRKRPSILALSRQKLKQLPGTSIEGVEKGGYIISDNSSGNKPDVILIGTGSELEIAAQAAEELRKEGKAVRVVSFISWELFDEQSDAYKESVLPAAVSARVSIEAGSTFGWEKIVGSKGKAIGIDRFGASAPAGKIYKEYGLTAEAVIAAAKELS; encoded by the exons ATGGCTTCCTCTACATCTCTGACCCTATCCCAAGCTCTCTTGGCCCGCGCCACCTCTCTCCACCACGGCTCCACCCAATCCTCCACCGACCGCGTCTCCCTCTCCACTTTCACCGGTCTCAaatcctcctcctccaccaccccGCTCATCTCCTCCTCCCGCCGCGCCGCCAACCGCCGATGCGCTTCCCTGCCCGGCCCGACCCGTGCCCGACCGGGCGTAGTCAAGGCCGTTTCCGTCGAGACCGCGGTGGACCAGGCAGCCGACACCGCATTGGTGGAGAAGTCGATCAACACGATCCGGTTCCTCGCGATCGACGCCGTCGAGAAGGCGAATTCGGGTCACCCGGGCCTGCCCATGGGCTGCGCCCCGATGGGGCACGTGTTGTACGACGAGGTCATGAGGTACAACCCGAAGAACCCGTACTGGTTCAACCGTGACCGCTTCGTCCTCTCCGCGGGTCACGGTTGTATGCTACAGTACGCTCTTCTTCACCTCGCTGGCTACGACAGCGTCCAG GAAGAAGACTTGAAGGGTTTCAGACAGTGGGGAAGCAAGACCCCTGGACACCCTGAGAATTTTGAGACACCTGGTGTTGAAGTCACAACTG GTCCTCTTGGGCAGGGTATTGCCAATGCTGTTGGTTTGGCTCTTGCTGAGAAACACTTGGCTGCTCGTTTCAACAAGCCCGACAGTGAGATCGTTGATCATTACAC ATATGCTATATTGGGAGATGGTTGTCAAATGGAGGGGATTTCGAATGAAGCCTGTTCGCTTGCTGGACACTGGGGGCTTGGGAAGTTGATTGCTTTCTATGATGATAACCACATTTCTATTGATGGTGACACCGAGATTGCATTCACCGAGAGTGTTGACAAACGTTTTGAGGGTCTTGGGTGGCACGTTATTTGGGTGAAGAATGGAAACACTGGCTATGATGAAATTCGTGCTGCTATTAAGGAAGCTAAGGCTGTGACAGACAAGCCCACTTTGATCAAG GTGACTACAACCATTGGTTTTGGGTCTCCAAACAAGGCAAACTCATACAGTGTACATGGAAGTGCTCTGGGTGCCAAGGAAGTCGATGCCACTAGGAAgaaccttggatggccatttgAGCCTTTCCATGTGCCAGAGGATGTTAAAAA GCATTGGAGTCGCCATGTCCCCAAGGGTTATGCTCTTGAAGCTGAATGGAATGCCAAGTTTGCTGAATATGAGAAGAAGTACAAGGAGGAGGCTGCAGAGCTCAAGTCTATTGCTAATGGTGAACTACCTGTTGGCTGGGAGAAAGCCCTTCCT ACATACACTCCGGAGAGCCCAGCTGATGCCACCAGAAATCTGTCTCAGCAATGCCTTAATGCACTAGCAAAGGTTCTCCCCGGTCTCCTAGGTGGTAGTGCGGATCTTGCATCTTCCAACATGACATTGCTGAAAATGTTTGGGGACTTCCAAAAGGACACCCCAGAAGAGCGCAATGTTAGGTTTGGTGTTAGAGAGCATGGCATGGGAGCCATTTGCAATGGCATTGCCCTTCACAGCCCTGGTCTGATTCCATACTGTgctactttttttgttttcaccGACTACATGAGAGCAGCTATCAGGATTTCTGCCTTATCTGAAGCCGGAGTTATCTACGTTATGACCCATGATTCAATTGGGCTTGGAGAAGATGGCCCAACCCATCAGCCAATAGAGCACATTGCAAGTTTCCGGGCAATGCCCAACATATTGATGCTCCGCCCAGCTGATGGAAATGAGACTGCTGGAGCATACAAGGTTGCAGTTCTTAACAGGAAGAGACCCTCTATCCTTGCCCTTTCTCGGCAAAAGCTGAAACAACTTCCTGGAACTTCCATCGAAGGAGTTGAAAAGGGAGGCTACATTATTTCAGACAATTCTTCTGGTAACAAGCCAGATGTTATTTTGATTGGAACTGGTTCTGAATTGGAAATTGCTGCTCAAGCTGCAGAGGAACTAAGAAAGGAAGGCAAGGCTGTTAGAGTTGTCTCGTTCATCTCTTGGGAACTCTTTGATGAGCAATCAGATGCCTACAAGGAAAGTGTTTTGCCAGCAGCTGTGTCAGCTAGGGTTAGCATCGAGGCTGGATCAACATTTGGGTGGGAGAAAATTGTTGGAAGCAAAGGTAAGGCGATAGGTATTGACCGGTTTGGCGCAAGTGCTCCAGCTGGAAAAATATACAAGGAGTATGGTCTTACTGCAGAGGCTGTTATTGCAGCAGCTAAGGAACTTTCTTAG